Proteins encoded in a region of the Moritella marina ATCC 15381 genome:
- a CDS encoding exoribonuclease II has protein sequence MFRDNPLLSQLKQNMRQNTPSVEGTVKGTERGFGFLEADDGESYFIAPPHMKKIMHGDRIKAYIETNGDKTSAEPDTLVEAKLSRFIARISIAKNKLTIVADSPVINMPIKAKLVGLGEQKVSNGDWVVAQLTSHALKDGSFSAEVTSFVATETDPNAPWWVTLARQNLAKDVPAMPDSVEFKDDTTRIDLTDKPFFTIDSASTQDMDDALLVEKTAEGNLKVTVAIADPTAYIPADSELNKIAAERAFTVYLPGRNIPMMPRELSDSVCSLVAGEKRPTLCCTYTIQEDGALAEEFEFFTAWITSQHKLSYTQVSDLIEEVSTQWQPEAQLAEQLQSLATFARHRQQWRKKNAIVFPDQPDYSFELDETGNVLAIHVEHRRIANQMIEETMVAANITAARLFRLHGDVGVFNTHAGFDPEKIDLVVELLTEHGIECTKEHIQSLTGYVELQRTLAEKANPALDSRLRRMQSYSIISASAERHFAMGLEGYATWTSPIRKYGDILNHRLIKATLTNGTARSATEDEVILMSERRRQHRMAERDISSWLYVDYLTPAVESKQAFEASIMDVNRGGLRVRLLENGAVAFIPASLLHDNKKEVKCLVETGQISIKDQVEYSLGDVIFVNIAEVNKEKRNIVAKPVATTPVVTKPVATAAV, from the coding sequence ATGTTTCGCGACAATCCACTACTATCTCAATTAAAACAAAATATGCGCCAAAACACGCCAAGTGTAGAAGGAACTGTTAAAGGCACTGAACGTGGTTTTGGTTTCCTTGAAGCGGATGATGGCGAAAGCTACTTCATTGCGCCGCCACACATGAAAAAAATCATGCATGGCGATCGAATTAAAGCCTATATCGAAACCAACGGTGATAAAACATCAGCAGAACCGGATACGTTAGTTGAAGCTAAGTTAAGCCGTTTTATTGCGCGTATTAGTATTGCAAAAAACAAACTGACTATTGTTGCCGACAGCCCAGTGATCAACATGCCGATTAAGGCAAAACTAGTTGGTTTAGGCGAGCAAAAAGTAAGTAATGGCGATTGGGTTGTTGCACAACTTACATCTCATGCATTAAAAGATGGTAGTTTCTCAGCCGAAGTAACGAGTTTCGTTGCTACTGAAACCGATCCAAATGCACCATGGTGGGTTACATTAGCACGTCAAAATTTAGCTAAAGACGTACCAGCAATGCCTGATTCTGTTGAATTTAAAGATGATACGACGCGTATTGATCTAACAGATAAACCATTCTTTACTATCGATTCAGCGTCTACACAAGATATGGATGACGCACTGCTTGTTGAAAAAACAGCAGAAGGCAATTTAAAAGTGACTGTTGCGATCGCTGATCCAACAGCATATATCCCAGCTGATTCAGAACTAAACAAAATTGCGGCAGAACGAGCGTTCACTGTGTATCTACCGGGCCGTAATATCCCAATGATGCCACGTGAATTAAGCGACAGTGTTTGTTCATTAGTTGCTGGCGAAAAACGCCCAACATTATGCTGTACTTATACTATTCAAGAAGATGGTGCCTTAGCTGAAGAGTTTGAATTCTTCACAGCTTGGATCACGTCTCAGCACAAGCTATCTTATACACAAGTATCAGACTTAATTGAAGAAGTTTCAACGCAATGGCAGCCTGAAGCACAGCTTGCAGAACAACTACAGTCACTGGCTACGTTTGCACGTCATCGTCAACAATGGCGTAAGAAAAATGCCATCGTATTCCCTGACCAACCAGACTACAGCTTCGAGCTAGATGAAACAGGTAACGTACTTGCTATTCATGTAGAACATCGCCGCATTGCTAATCAAATGATTGAAGAAACCATGGTTGCAGCGAACATCACCGCAGCACGTTTATTCCGTCTACATGGCGATGTGGGTGTATTTAATACCCACGCTGGTTTTGATCCAGAGAAGATTGACTTAGTTGTTGAGTTACTGACTGAACACGGTATCGAATGCACAAAAGAACACATCCAATCTCTAACTGGTTATGTTGAATTACAACGTACCCTTGCAGAAAAAGCGAATCCAGCATTAGACAGTCGTTTACGTCGTATGCAAAGCTACAGCATCATCAGTGCAAGTGCAGAACGTCACTTCGCTATGGGTCTAGAAGGTTATGCAACATGGACATCACCAATTCGTAAATACGGTGACATCCTTAACCATCGCCTAATCAAAGCAACATTGACCAATGGTACAGCACGCTCTGCAACAGAAGATGAAGTGATCTTGATGTCGGAACGTCGCCGCCAACATAGAATGGCTGAACGTGATATCTCATCGTGGTTATATGTTGATTACCTAACACCTGCAGTAGAAAGCAAACAAGCATTCGAGGCGAGCATCATGGATGTTAACCGCGGTGGTTTACGTGTGCGTTTACTTGAAAATGGTGCGGTTGCATTTATCCCTGCAAGCTTATTACATGATAATAAGAAAGAAGTTAAATGCTTAGTCGAAACAGGTCAAATCAGCATTAAAGATCAAGTGGAATACAGCTTAGGTGACGTTATCTTCGTTAATATCGCCGAAGTTAACAAAGAAAAGCGTAACATTGTTGCGAAGCCAGTTGCGACAACGCCAGTTGTTACTAAACCAGTAGCAACTGCTGCAGTTTAA
- the folE gene encoding GTP cyclohydrolase I FolE, with protein MTCLSKEALLVRSVLEERGLETPMIGTGLSSAEKKDRIESHFTEILKLLELDLTDDSLAETPHRIAKMYVNEIFSGLDYSSFPKITLIDNKMQVDEMVKVSDITLTSTCEHHFVTIDGKATIAYIPRSKVIGLSKINRIVQFFSRRPQVQERLTQQILVALQTLLDSQDVAVSITATHYCVKARGVMDATSETTTTSLGGIFKSRPETRAEFLHCR; from the coding sequence ATGACCTGCCTAAGTAAAGAAGCTTTATTAGTTCGCTCAGTATTGGAAGAGCGAGGGTTAGAGACACCAATGATCGGAACTGGGCTATCGAGCGCAGAGAAAAAAGACCGCATTGAATCGCATTTTACCGAAATTCTAAAATTATTAGAGTTGGATTTAACGGATGACAGTTTGGCTGAAACGCCACACCGTATTGCTAAAATGTACGTGAATGAAATATTCTCAGGTTTAGATTATAGCTCATTCCCTAAAATCACTTTAATTGATAATAAAATGCAAGTGGATGAAATGGTTAAGGTCAGTGATATTACCTTAACGAGTACTTGCGAACATCATTTTGTGACTATCGATGGTAAAGCGACAATTGCTTATATTCCACGTAGTAAAGTGATTGGTTTATCAAAGATTAATCGCATTGTGCAATTTTTCTCACGCCGTCCACAAGTGCAAGAGCGCTTAACGCAACAGATTTTAGTTGCACTGCAAACCTTGCTTGATTCACAGGATGTTGCTGTGAGCATTACTGCGACACATTATTGTGTGAAAGCACGTGGTGTGATGGATGCAACGAGTGAAACCACAACTACGTCGCTAGGTGGTATCTTTAAATCACGTCCAGAAACAAGAGCTGAGTTCTTACACTGTCGTTAG
- the moeB gene encoding molybdopterin-synthase adenylyltransferase MoeB: protein MSTPSNDSSSCEDILSSQEELRYNRQIVLRHFDFDGQEALKQAKVLLIGAGGLGCASSQYLASSGIGQMTLVDFDHIELSNLQRQLLHRDSRIGEFKSLSAKYELEQINPHCKVQAITTKLSEDEMVKLIEQHDIVLDCTDNVDTREQINRACFALRTPLVSGAAIRMEGQISVFTYADDEPCYQCLSQLFGSGTLSCVESGIMAPMVGIIGAMQAMEAIKVIANFGKPMTGKVLLVDGLTLSFQTMKLPKLPSCSVCSL from the coding sequence ATGTCGACCCCATCAAATGATAGCTCTTCTTGCGAAGATATTCTGTCTTCGCAAGAAGAGCTACGCTATAACCGTCAAATCGTGCTTCGCCACTTTGACTTTGATGGTCAAGAAGCCTTAAAACAAGCCAAGGTATTGTTAATCGGTGCCGGTGGTTTAGGTTGTGCGAGTAGTCAGTACCTAGCTTCTTCAGGCATAGGACAGATGACATTAGTCGACTTCGATCATATCGAACTGTCTAATTTACAACGTCAGTTACTACACCGTGATAGCCGTATTGGAGAGTTTAAATCACTGTCGGCTAAATATGAGCTAGAACAGATAAATCCGCACTGTAAAGTACAGGCTATAACCACTAAACTGTCTGAAGATGAGATGGTTAAGCTGATAGAACAGCATGATATTGTGCTTGATTGTACCGATAACGTCGATACACGAGAGCAGATAAACCGAGCTTGTTTCGCACTGCGTACACCATTAGTCTCTGGCGCTGCAATTCGTATGGAAGGTCAAATAAGTGTTTTTACCTATGCTGATGATGAACCTTGCTATCAATGTTTAAGCCAATTATTCGGTAGTGGCACATTAAGCTGTGTTGAATCAGGCATTATGGCACCGATGGTTGGTATTATTGGTGCGATGCAGGCAATGGAAGCGATTAAAGTGATTGCTAATTTTGGCAAGCCAATGACAGGGAAAGTACTGCTCGTTGATGGGTTGACACTGTCTTTTCAAACCATGAAGTTACCAAAATTACCAAGCTGCTCTGTTTGTAGTCTGTAA
- the adk gene encoding adenylate kinase, with translation MRIILLGAPGAGKGTQAQFIMENYGVPQISTGDMLRAAIKEGSELGQKVKAVMDGGQLVSDELIIELVKDRVKKEDCAKGFLLDGFPRTIPQADAMKENGIDVDFVLEFDVPDEEIVKRMSGRRVHAASGRVYHTVYNPPKVEGKDNETGEDLSIRADDVEATVRKRLGIYHDQTAPLIAYYGKEAEAGNSKYVTFDGTQAVDAVSKQLAELLG, from the coding sequence ATGCGTATTATTTTATTAGGTGCACCAGGTGCAGGTAAGGGAACTCAAGCACAGTTCATCATGGAAAACTATGGTGTTCCGCAAATCTCTACTGGTGATATGCTACGAGCTGCTATTAAAGAAGGTTCTGAGTTAGGTCAAAAAGTGAAAGCTGTTATGGATGGTGGCCAACTTGTATCTGACGAACTAATCATCGAATTAGTTAAAGATCGTGTTAAGAAAGAAGATTGTGCAAAAGGTTTCCTACTAGACGGTTTCCCACGTACTATCCCACAAGCTGACGCGATGAAAGAAAACGGTATCGACGTTGACTTCGTACTTGAATTTGACGTGCCAGATGAAGAGATCGTTAAGCGTATGAGCGGTCGTCGTGTTCACGCTGCTTCAGGTCGTGTTTACCATACTGTTTACAATCCGCCAAAAGTGGAAGGTAAAGATAACGAAACTGGTGAAGATCTATCTATCCGTGCGGATGATGTTGAAGCAACTGTACGTAAACGTTTAGGTATCTATCACGATCAAACTGCACCACTTATTGCTTATTATGGCAAAGAAGCGGAAGCAGGTAACAGCAAATATGTTACATTCGACGGCACTCAAGCTGTTGACGCGGTAAGCAAGCAATTAGCTGAATTACTTGGCTAG
- the argA gene encoding amino-acid N-acetyltransferase, translated as MELSQQDNQLVRWFRQSAPYLNAHRDKTIVLTLSGEAIAHANFINIVNDIALLNILGIRIVLVFGARPQINTILAQNNCESQFHKRQRVTDEQAFPLIKQVIGQLQYEITAAFSMGLVNTQMHGVKINIVSGNFITAQPMGVDDGVDFCHTGRVRRVDTDALEYQLAQNAITVVPPLGYSVTGESFNLSAEEVATKIAIKLSAHKLINFCSSQGVLDYNGELISEMFPEQAQERLAELEAQGGINSGTASYLRAAITASFAGVTRCHLVSYKTDGSLLQELFSRDGVGTQIVRQSAEQTRPAKIEDVPGIMLLTQPLVEQGMLVQRSREQLLRDIEHFTVVERDGTIIGCASLYCFSGNIAEMASVATHPEYRRLSRGDLLVKEIERQAKKQGMEHLFVLTTHSIHWFRERGFEPVELEQLPVEKQELYNLQRRSKILMKAL; from the coding sequence ATGGAATTGAGTCAACAAGATAACCAGTTAGTACGTTGGTTTCGGCAATCTGCGCCTTACCTCAATGCACACCGCGATAAAACAATCGTACTGACATTGAGCGGCGAAGCCATCGCGCATGCCAATTTCATCAATATCGTTAATGACATTGCCTTATTAAACATCCTCGGTATTCGTATCGTTTTGGTTTTTGGCGCTCGTCCACAAATTAACACCATACTCGCGCAGAATAACTGCGAGAGTCAGTTTCACAAACGCCAACGCGTCACTGATGAACAAGCTTTCCCGCTCATTAAACAAGTTATTGGCCAACTCCAATATGAAATTACCGCCGCATTTTCGATGGGACTGGTCAACACACAAATGCACGGTGTTAAAATCAATATCGTCAGTGGCAACTTTATTACAGCCCAGCCTATGGGCGTGGATGACGGCGTCGATTTTTGCCATACTGGGCGCGTACGCCGTGTCGATACCGATGCATTGGAATATCAACTCGCACAAAATGCCATTACAGTCGTTCCCCCACTCGGCTATTCAGTCACAGGGGAAAGTTTTAACCTCAGTGCGGAAGAAGTCGCGACTAAAATAGCCATTAAACTGAGTGCCCATAAACTGATTAACTTTTGTTCTTCGCAAGGTGTGCTGGATTATAACGGTGAGCTCATTTCAGAAATGTTTCCAGAGCAAGCACAAGAGCGCTTAGCGGAACTAGAAGCACAAGGCGGTATAAATAGTGGCACAGCGTCATACTTACGTGCAGCGATTACTGCGTCTTTTGCTGGTGTCACACGCTGCCATTTAGTCAGTTACAAAACCGATGGTTCTTTATTACAAGAGCTGTTCTCACGCGACGGTGTTGGTACTCAAATAGTACGTCAAAGTGCCGAACAAACCCGCCCGGCTAAGATTGAAGATGTGCCTGGTATTATGCTATTAACGCAGCCCTTGGTCGAGCAAGGTATGCTAGTACAGCGCAGCAGGGAACAATTGTTACGAGATATCGAGCACTTTACTGTCGTAGAGCGTGATGGCACCATTATTGGCTGTGCATCACTGTACTGTTTCTCGGGTAATATCGCCGAAATGGCCAGTGTGGCAACACACCCAGAATATCGCCGCTTGAGTCGTGGTGATTTATTGGTCAAAGAAATCGAACGACAAGCCAAGAAACAAGGCATGGAGCATCTTTTCGTGCTCACAACACACAGTATTCATTGGTTTAGAGAACGTGGTTTTGAACCTGTCGAGCTGGAACAGCTGCCTGTTGAAAAACAAGAGCTATATAACCTACAGCGTCGTTCAAAAATTTTGATGAAAGCATTGTAA
- a CDS encoding cold-shock protein: MSNTVIGKVKFFNEAKGFGFIEQENGPDVFVHFSSILVDGFKVLTDGQKVEFTVGQGQKGPQAENVKPL; the protein is encoded by the coding sequence ATGTCTAATACAGTAATCGGTAAAGTAAAATTCTTCAACGAAGCTAAAGGCTTCGGTTTCATCGAACAAGAAAATGGCCCAGATGTATTCGTACATTTCAGCTCTATCTTAGTAGATGGCTTTAAAGTACTTACTGACGGTCAAAAAGTTGAGTTCACAGTAGGCCAAGGCCAAAAAGGTCCTCAAGCTGAGAACGTTAAACCTCTTTAA
- a CDS encoding acyl-CoA-binding protein, translated as MTDLRAKFEATVDQVQNGTAKKKPSQELKLEFYSLFKQATEGDVATKKPSIFDMVGFAKWTAWDKLRGLSSDQAMEKYIARVEEENAA; from the coding sequence ATGACAGACCTACGCGCTAAATTCGAAGCTACAGTAGACCAAGTTCAAAATGGCACAGCGAAGAAAAAACCTTCACAAGAATTAAAGTTAGAGTTTTATTCATTATTCAAGCAAGCAACAGAAGGTGATGTGGCAACTAAAAAGCCATCTATCTTTGATATGGTTGGTTTTGCTAAGTGGACTGCATGGGATAAATTACGAGGCTTATCTTCAGACCAAGCGATGGAAAAATATATTGCTCGTGTAGAAGAAGAGAATGCGGCTTAA
- the hemH gene encoding ferrochelatase, producing the protein MCNMTKQSILLVNLGTPDSATPAGVKAFLRPFLSDTRVVNIPRLFWLPLLNGVILPLRCKRVAKAYQSIWFDDGSPLLHYSLLQQKALSALFEGTGQGKEQGTGQGVQVELAMTYGERSIKNAIKKLQQAGTEHIVVLPLFPQYSSTTTAPVFDQVANYLQATIDVPSVSLVKHYHNNDAYIEALALSVERHWAEKGRAEKLLLSYHGIPKFLVEKGDIYADHCVETTALLCARLGLTEDQVVHCYQSRFGKAEWLQPYTNETLVKLAENGTKSLDVIAPAFAVDCLETLEEMAIENKEVFVEAGGEDYRFIACLNDDEAHIRALHAVASEYLRR; encoded by the coding sequence ATGTGTAATATGACTAAGCAAAGTATTTTATTGGTTAACCTTGGTACGCCAGATTCAGCCACTCCAGCCGGTGTTAAAGCCTTTTTAAGACCATTTCTGTCTGATACCCGCGTGGTCAATATACCTCGATTATTTTGGTTGCCGCTCTTAAACGGTGTCATTTTACCTTTGCGTTGTAAACGTGTAGCCAAAGCTTACCAATCGATTTGGTTTGATGATGGCTCACCACTCTTACACTACAGCCTATTACAACAGAAAGCGTTGTCAGCACTGTTTGAAGGTACAGGGCAAGGTAAAGAGCAAGGTACGGGGCAAGGTGTACAAGTTGAATTGGCCATGACGTATGGCGAGCGCAGCATCAAAAATGCCATTAAAAAGTTACAACAAGCGGGTACAGAGCACATAGTGGTACTGCCTTTGTTTCCACAATACTCATCAACCACGACAGCGCCAGTATTTGATCAAGTGGCTAACTACCTGCAAGCAACCATTGATGTACCAAGTGTGAGCTTAGTGAAGCATTACCATAATAACGACGCTTATATTGAAGCATTAGCGTTAAGCGTAGAGCGCCATTGGGCTGAAAAGGGCAGAGCTGAGAAATTGCTATTGTCTTACCATGGTATTCCTAAGTTCCTGGTTGAAAAAGGCGATATCTATGCGGACCATTGTGTTGAAACCACGGCACTGTTATGTGCGCGCTTGGGCTTAACGGAAGATCAGGTTGTGCATTGTTATCAATCGCGTTTTGGTAAAGCTGAATGGCTACAACCGTATACTAATGAGACGTTAGTTAAATTGGCTGAAAATGGTACGAAATCACTTGATGTTATTGCGCCTGCCTTTGCCGTTGATTGCTTAGAAACACTTGAAGAAATGGCGATTGAAAACAAAGAGGTATTTGTAGAAGCCGGCGGTGAAGATTATCGGTTCATTGCTTGTTTAAATGACGATGAAGCGCATATTCGCGCACTACATGCTGTTGCGAGTGAATACTTACGTCGTTGA
- the htpG gene encoding molecular chaperone HtpG codes for MTDTVNTETHGFQAEVKQLLKLMIHSLYSNKEIFLRELVSNAADAADKLRFKALSDNSLYEDDGELRVRVTFDKTARTITIADNGIGMSREDVISHLGTIARSGTSEFFDNLSGDQAKDSQLIGQFGVGFYSGFIVADMMTVNTRAAGAAADQAVQWESEGEGDYRLADITKESRGTEIILHLREGEDDLLDAWKLRQIVNKYSDHISIPVEMWKEEQPESDGPDGEKTPAVPGEWESITRASALWTLSKNELKDEEYNEFYKHIAHDFEDPLTWSHNRVEGKQEYTSLLYIPARAPFDMWNREKEHGLKLYVRRVFIMDDAEQFMPTYLRFVKGVLDSNDLPLNVSREILQDNKITTSLRTACTKRVLTMLERMSKNEDEKYLKFWNEFGQALKEGPAEDMANKEKIASLLRFSSTSVGGPAQEVGFGKYIENMPEGQDKIYYITADNYTTAVNSAYLEIFKKKGIEVLLLTDRIDEWLLSHLTDFDGKQLVSVTKGDLDLGELDDEDAKKAKEEATEEFASFLERAKSTLGEKVADVRLTHRLTETPSCVVTNEDGMSSQMIKLMESAGQAVPPQKYIFELNPEHEMIKRVADEADESVFADWVQLLLEQAQLTERGSLDDPAAFIARMNRLIG; via the coding sequence ATGACTGATACAGTTAATACTGAGACTCACGGCTTTCAAGCTGAAGTTAAGCAACTGCTTAAATTAATGATCCATTCTTTATACTCAAATAAAGAAATATTTTTACGTGAACTTGTCTCTAATGCGGCAGATGCAGCCGACAAATTACGTTTTAAAGCATTATCAGATAATAGCTTATATGAAGATGACGGCGAATTACGCGTACGTGTTACGTTTGATAAAACAGCCCGTACAATCACGATTGCTGATAACGGCATCGGTATGTCACGTGAAGATGTTATCTCGCATTTAGGTACAATCGCACGTTCTGGCACATCTGAATTCTTTGACAACCTATCTGGTGACCAAGCGAAAGACTCACAGTTAATCGGTCAGTTCGGTGTGGGTTTCTATTCTGGTTTCATCGTCGCAGATATGATGACCGTGAATACACGTGCAGCAGGCGCAGCAGCAGACCAAGCAGTACAGTGGGAATCTGAAGGCGAGGGCGATTACCGTCTAGCGGATATCACGAAAGAAAGTCGTGGTACTGAAATCATCTTACACTTACGTGAAGGCGAAGACGACTTATTGGATGCATGGAAACTGCGTCAAATTGTAAACAAATATTCTGATCACATCAGCATCCCTGTTGAGATGTGGAAAGAAGAACAACCTGAATCAGACGGTCCTGACGGTGAAAAAACACCAGCAGTACCAGGTGAGTGGGAATCGATTACCCGTGCAAGCGCACTGTGGACATTATCGAAAAACGAACTTAAAGATGAAGAATATAATGAGTTCTACAAGCACATTGCCCACGACTTTGAAGATCCACTCACATGGAGCCACAACCGTGTAGAAGGTAAGCAAGAATATACGAGCTTACTTTATATCCCTGCGCGCGCCCCATTTGATATGTGGAACCGTGAAAAAGAACATGGTCTAAAACTGTATGTTCGACGTGTATTCATTATGGATGACGCTGAGCAGTTTATGCCGACTTACCTACGTTTCGTGAAGGGTGTATTAGATTCTAACGATTTACCACTAAACGTATCTCGTGAAATTTTACAAGATAATAAAATCACGACATCACTACGTACTGCTTGTACTAAACGTGTATTGACCATGCTTGAACGCATGTCGAAGAACGAAGATGAAAAATATCTGAAATTCTGGAATGAATTTGGTCAAGCACTGAAAGAAGGTCCAGCAGAAGACATGGCGAATAAAGAGAAAATTGCTTCTTTATTACGTTTTTCTTCAACATCGGTTGGCGGTCCTGCACAAGAAGTTGGTTTCGGTAAATACATCGAAAACATGCCTGAAGGTCAAGATAAGATTTACTACATTACAGCTGACAATTACACCACAGCAGTAAACAGTGCATATCTTGAAATCTTCAAGAAAAAAGGCATTGAAGTATTGCTATTAACTGACCGTATTGATGAGTGGTTATTATCACACTTAACGGACTTTGATGGTAAACAACTGGTTTCTGTTACTAAGGGTGATTTAGACCTTGGCGAACTGGATGATGAAGATGCTAAGAAAGCTAAAGAAGAAGCGACTGAAGAATTTGCTAGCTTCCTTGAGCGTGCTAAATCAACATTAGGTGAAAAAGTAGCCGATGTACGTTTAACGCATCGTCTAACAGAGACTCCATCTTGTGTTGTGACTAACGAAGATGGCATGAGCAGCCAAATGATTAAATTGATGGAATCTGCTGGTCAAGCAGTACCACCACAAAAATACATTTTTGAGCTAAATCCTGAGCACGAAATGATCAAACGTGTTGCTGATGAAGCAGATGAAAGCGTATTTGCAGACTGGGTTCAGTTATTGCTAGAACAAGCACAACTGACTGAACGTGGTAGTTTAGATGATCCTGCGGCATTTATTGCGCGTATGAATCGTTTAATCGGTTAA
- a CDS encoding glutathione peroxidase, translating into MTKLYDFEVTTITGEQKKLSDYNGQAVLIVNTASKCGFTNQYAELEELNQTYGDKGLAILGFPCNQFKQQEKGSDADINSFCQLNFGVTFDMFSKIDVNGDNADPLYNWLKSEARGLLGSKGIKWNFTKFLVNRDGDVVERFAPTVSPKGMIKDIEKLL; encoded by the coding sequence ATGACCAAACTTTATGACTTCGAAGTAACAACAATCACAGGTGAACAGAAAAAACTCAGTGATTATAATGGCCAAGCCGTATTAATCGTCAATACAGCAAGTAAGTGTGGGTTCACTAATCAATACGCAGAGTTAGAAGAACTTAATCAGACTTATGGTGATAAAGGATTAGCCATTCTTGGCTTCCCTTGCAACCAATTTAAGCAACAAGAAAAAGGCTCAGATGCCGATATAAACTCATTCTGCCAACTTAATTTTGGTGTCACTTTTGACATGTTCAGCAAGATTGATGTCAACGGTGATAATGCCGACCCACTCTATAACTGGCTAAAGTCTGAGGCGAGAGGTTTGTTAGGTAGTAAGGGGATTAAGTGGAACTTTACAAAATTCTTAGTTAATCGAGACGGTGATGTCGTTGAGCGTTTTGCACCAACCGTTTCACCAAAAGGCATGATTAAAGATATTGAAAAACTACTATAA
- the moeA gene encoding molybdopterin molybdotransferase MoeA — translation MGCCDVQGLKPLDLAMQEMLDNIDAVTETLTLDLADALDYILAEDISSPMNVPPFDNSAMDGYAVRITDLTQSMTLPLAGKAFAGQPFMGAWPIGSCIRIMTGAPVPAGCEAVIMQESTQVDGDLITFDNIPPMYDNIRNAAEDIAIGQAVLTKGRRLTPRDIPMLATIGVDKVTVYRRLKVAIFSTGDELKSLGQPLGNGEIYDSNRYSINAMLSRLNLDIVDFGIVPDNEDLLRETFIKADAVADAVITSGGVSVGEADYTKILLEELGEIGFWKLAIKPGKPFAFGSLPNSKFFGLPGNPVSATVTFHQLVVPALAKMTNQEFTPTPRFNAVAATRLKKAPGRMDFQRAIYSVNAQGQLEVVSTGSQGSGVFSSLSHSNCYAIIEQDRGNVEIGETVTIEPFNEILN, via the coding sequence ATGGGATGTTGTGACGTACAAGGGCTAAAACCACTGGATTTAGCGATGCAAGAAATGTTAGACAATATTGATGCAGTAACAGAAACGCTGACATTAGATTTAGCAGATGCACTCGATTATATTCTCGCAGAAGACATATCTTCGCCAATGAATGTGCCGCCATTTGATAATTCAGCAATGGATGGTTACGCCGTTCGCATCACCGACCTGACTCAATCAATGACCCTACCGCTTGCAGGTAAAGCGTTTGCAGGCCAACCATTTATGGGTGCATGGCCAATCGGTTCATGTATTCGCATTATGACCGGTGCACCAGTACCTGCAGGCTGTGAAGCCGTTATTATGCAAGAAAGCACACAAGTCGACGGTGATTTAATCACTTTTGATAATATCCCACCAATGTATGACAATATTCGTAATGCCGCTGAAGACATTGCTATCGGCCAAGCTGTATTAACCAAAGGTCGTCGTCTTACACCACGTGATATTCCGATGCTAGCAACGATAGGTGTTGATAAAGTCACTGTGTATCGTCGCCTAAAAGTAGCTATATTTTCAACCGGTGACGAGCTAAAAAGCTTAGGTCAACCGCTGGGTAATGGTGAAATTTACGACAGTAACCGTTACAGCATCAATGCCATGCTATCACGTTTGAATTTAGACATTGTTGATTTTGGCATTGTCCCTGATAACGAAGATCTACTACGCGAAACGTTTATTAAAGCCGATGCAGTGGCGGATGCAGTTATCACCTCTGGCGGCGTATCCGTTGGCGAAGCCGACTACACTAAAATATTGTTGGAAGAACTGGGCGAAATTGGTTTTTGGAAATTAGCGATTAAACCAGGTAAACCATTTGCCTTCGGTTCACTACCAAACAGTAAGTTCTTTGGCTTACCCGGTAACCCTGTATCAGCAACCGTCACTTTCCATCAGCTTGTTGTACCTGCGTTGGCAAAAATGACAAATCAAGAATTTACACCAACACCCCGCTTCAATGCCGTTGCGGCGACTCGACTTAAAAAAGCACCAGGACGTATGGATTTTCAACGTGCCATTTATAGTGTGAATGCACAAGGTCAACTTGAAGTTGTATCAACAGGCAGCCAAGGTTCAGGTGTATTCAGCAGCTTGAGTCACTCAAATTGCTACGCGATCATCGAGCAAGATCGTGGTAACGTCGAAATTGGTGAAACGGTCACGATTGAACCCTTTAACGAGATCCTAAATTAA